A single genomic interval of Streptomyces sp. 1222.5 harbors:
- a CDS encoding sugar phosphate isomerase/epimerase has protein sequence MKLAFSTLGVPGLPVPEVLALATAHGYHGVELRAHPEEPVHPGLSPADRDRTAALFKDAGVEVLGVAGYTRVAAPGDDAPVLEEIRGLLGLAHDLGAPFVRVFPGADPALPPEESDAVAARRLGTAAEDAAALGVRILLETHDSHRTGADAIRILGPVGHRQVGALWDVMHPWLGGEQPAQTYASLSPHLGYVQVKDIASAEDTAPLPLGAGVLPLTECVDVLCRHGWDGWLCWEYEKRWYETAAPLPELLGPGRDHLVRLLGEAA, from the coding sequence ATGAAGCTGGCGTTCTCCACACTCGGTGTCCCCGGCCTGCCCGTTCCTGAGGTGCTGGCCCTCGCGACCGCCCACGGCTACCACGGCGTGGAACTACGCGCCCACCCCGAGGAACCGGTGCACCCCGGTCTCTCCCCCGCCGACCGTGACCGCACCGCGGCCCTGTTCAAGGACGCCGGGGTCGAGGTACTGGGCGTCGCCGGGTACACGCGCGTGGCCGCGCCCGGCGACGACGCCCCGGTGCTGGAGGAGATCCGCGGACTCCTCGGACTCGCCCACGACCTGGGCGCGCCGTTCGTCCGTGTCTTCCCCGGCGCCGACCCTGCCCTGCCGCCGGAGGAGTCCGACGCCGTCGCCGCCCGGCGGCTCGGCACCGCCGCCGAGGACGCCGCCGCGCTCGGCGTCCGCATCCTGCTGGAGACCCACGACTCGCACCGCACCGGCGCCGACGCGATCCGCATCCTCGGACCGGTCGGCCACCGGCAGGTCGGCGCGCTGTGGGACGTGATGCACCCCTGGCTGGGCGGCGAACAGCCTGCGCAGACCTACGCCTCCCTCAGCCCGCATCTGGGATACGTGCAGGTGAAGGACATCGCCTCGGCCGAGGACACCGCCCCGCTGCCGCTCGGCGCGGGCGTGCTGCCGCTCACCGAGTGCGTCGACGTCCTGTGCCGGCACGGCTGGGACGGCTGGCTGTGCTGGGAGTACGAGAAGCGGTGGTACGAGACGGCCGCCCCGCTCCCGGAGCTGCTGGGCCCGGGCCGCGACCACCTCGTACGGCTGCTGGGCGAGGCGGCGTAG
- a CDS encoding bifunctional helix-turn-helix transcriptional regulator/GNAT family N-acetyltransferase, giving the protein MSVQDVRAFNRFYTGVIGALDYGRHLYAPYTLTEARVLYELAHAAQLDAADLRTRLGLDAGYLSRILNRFEDAGLIERGPSDSDPRRRRVRLTDPGREAAGLLDERARDSVGTLLGTVAPQDRTRLAEAMRTIRGILGDDPAPGPGEVVLREPGPGDLGWIVQRNAALYAAEYGWNSAYEGLVARIVADFAQDHDPHRERVWIAELDGRPAGCVMCVRDDVPGTARLRLLLVEPEARGHGIGDRLVRAVIGFAREAGYRDLVLWTNDVLGSARRIYQRHGFTLLAEKPHHSFGQDLLGQDWRLELHGPGD; this is encoded by the coding sequence ATGTCCGTCCAGGACGTGCGGGCGTTCAACCGGTTCTACACGGGCGTCATCGGCGCTCTCGACTACGGCCGTCACCTGTACGCGCCGTACACCCTCACCGAGGCCCGGGTGCTGTACGAGCTCGCGCACGCCGCGCAGCTGGACGCGGCCGATCTGCGGACGCGGCTCGGGCTGGACGCCGGCTATCTGAGCCGGATCCTGAACAGGTTCGAGGACGCCGGGCTGATCGAACGCGGGCCCTCGGACAGCGATCCCCGTCGGCGCCGGGTGCGACTCACCGACCCGGGACGGGAGGCCGCCGGGCTGCTGGACGAGCGGGCCCGCGACTCGGTCGGGACGCTGCTCGGCACCGTGGCCCCGCAGGACCGGACACGGCTGGCCGAAGCCATGCGGACCATTCGGGGCATCCTCGGGGACGATCCCGCCCCCGGGCCCGGCGAGGTCGTGCTGCGCGAGCCCGGCCCCGGTGACCTCGGCTGGATCGTGCAGCGCAACGCCGCCCTGTACGCGGCCGAGTACGGCTGGAACTCCGCCTACGAGGGCCTCGTCGCCCGGATCGTCGCCGACTTCGCGCAGGACCACGACCCGCACCGGGAGCGGGTGTGGATCGCCGAGCTGGACGGCCGCCCGGCGGGATGCGTGATGTGCGTACGGGACGACGTGCCGGGCACCGCGCGGCTGCGGCTGCTGCTCGTCGAGCCCGAGGCGCGCGGGCACGGCATCGGCGACCGGCTGGTGCGGGCCGTCATCGGCTTCGCCCGCGAGGCCGGCTACCGGGACCTGGTGCTGTGGACCAACGACGTGCTCGGCAGCGCCCGCCGCATCTACCAGCGGCACGGCTTCACCCTCCTCGCCGAGAAACCGCACCACTCCTTCGGCCAGGATCTCCTCGGCCAGGACTGGCGCCTGGAATTGCATGGACCCGGCGATTGA
- a CDS encoding LacI family DNA-binding transcriptional regulator codes for MTVTLADVAARAQVSPATVSRVLNGNYPVAASTRERVLRAVDELDYVLNGPASALAAATSDLVGILVNDIADPFFGIMASAIQAEIGGPGGRAGGERLAVVCNTGGSPERELTYLTLLQRQRAAAVVLTGGAVEDAPHAAAVGAKLRKLTEAGTRVVLCGRPPAPDTGAVALTFDNRGGARALTDHLIGLGHRRLGYIAGPGERTTTRHRLEGHRAALAAAGIEEDPRWTVHGRYDRRSGHEATLELLRRDPALTAVVAANDSVALGACAALRESGLRVPEDVSVAGFDDLPFSIDAVPSLTTVRLPLAEAGARAGRIAMGREEPPLGGVASVRGELMVRGSSGVPRG; via the coding sequence ATGACGGTGACCCTGGCGGACGTGGCGGCCCGCGCGCAGGTCTCCCCCGCGACGGTTTCGCGCGTGCTCAACGGCAACTACCCGGTGGCCGCCTCCACGCGCGAGCGGGTGCTGCGCGCCGTGGACGAACTGGACTACGTCCTCAACGGTCCGGCCAGCGCGCTCGCCGCCGCCACCTCCGACCTGGTCGGCATCCTCGTGAACGACATCGCCGACCCCTTCTTCGGGATCATGGCGAGCGCGATCCAGGCCGAGATCGGCGGGCCGGGCGGGCGGGCGGGCGGTGAGCGGCTGGCGGTGGTCTGCAACACCGGCGGATCACCGGAGCGCGAGCTGACCTACCTCACCCTTCTCCAGCGGCAGCGGGCCGCGGCCGTGGTGCTGACCGGCGGGGCCGTCGAGGACGCGCCGCACGCGGCGGCGGTCGGGGCGAAGCTGCGCAAGCTGACGGAGGCGGGGACGCGGGTGGTGCTGTGCGGACGGCCGCCGGCGCCGGACACCGGGGCCGTGGCGCTCACCTTCGACAACCGCGGGGGCGCTCGCGCGCTGACGGACCATCTCATCGGCCTCGGCCACCGCCGCCTCGGCTACATCGCCGGTCCCGGGGAACGTACGACGACCCGGCACCGCCTGGAGGGGCACCGTGCGGCGCTGGCCGCGGCGGGCATCGAGGAGGACCCGCGCTGGACGGTCCACGGCCGCTACGACCGCCGGTCCGGGCACGAGGCCACGCTGGAGCTGCTGCGCCGTGATCCGGCCCTGACGGCGGTCGTGGCCGCGAACGACTCCGTCGCGCTGGGCGCGTGCGCGGCGCTGCGCGAGTCCGGCCTGCGCGTCCCCGAGGACGTGTCGGTGGCCGGCTTCGACGACCTGCCGTTCAGCATCGACGCGGTGCCCTCCCTCACGACGGTCCGCCTGCCGCTGGCCGAGGCGGGGGCACGGGCCGGCCGCATAGCCATGGGCCGCGAGGAGCCTCCGCTGGGGGGCGTCGCGTCGGTACGGGGGGAGCTGATGGTGCGGGGCTCCTCCGGAGTGCCGCGGGGGTAG
- a CDS encoding Gfo/Idh/MocA family protein, whose translation MTRKTVRIAMNGVTGRMGYRQHLVRSILALRDQGGLDLGDGTVLWPEPILIGRREHALREIAARHGLAHVSTDLDAVLADPTVDVYFDSQVTSAREESIRKAITAGKHVYTEKPTATGLDGALELARLARRKGIRHGVVQDKIFLPGLRKLKRLVDGGFFGRVLSVRGEFGYWVFEGDWQSAQRPSWNYRAEDGGGIVVDMFPHWEYVLHELFGRVISVQALATTHIPHRWDEHGRPYDATADDAAYGIFELDGGAVAQINSSWTVRVHRDELVEFQVDGTEGSAVAGLRNCRAQHRSATPRPVWNPDVPATEVFRDQWQEVPGNAGFDNGFKAQWELFLRHVHAGTPYHWDLLAGARGVQLAELGLRSSAEGRRVDVPEIVL comes from the coding sequence GTGACACGCAAGACGGTGCGTATCGCCATGAACGGCGTGACCGGGCGCATGGGCTACCGACAGCACCTCGTCCGCTCCATCCTCGCCCTGCGCGACCAGGGCGGCCTCGACCTCGGCGACGGCACCGTGCTCTGGCCCGAGCCGATCCTGATCGGCCGCCGCGAGCACGCCCTGCGGGAGATCGCCGCCCGGCACGGCCTCGCCCACGTCTCCACCGACCTCGACGCCGTCCTCGCCGACCCCACCGTCGACGTCTACTTCGACTCCCAGGTCACCTCCGCCCGCGAGGAGTCGATCAGGAAGGCGATCACGGCCGGCAAGCACGTCTACACCGAGAAGCCCACCGCCACCGGTCTCGACGGCGCCCTCGAACTCGCCCGCCTCGCCCGGCGGAAGGGCATCAGGCACGGCGTCGTCCAGGACAAGATCTTCCTGCCGGGCCTGCGCAAGCTGAAGCGGCTCGTCGACGGCGGCTTCTTCGGCCGTGTCCTCTCCGTCCGCGGCGAGTTCGGCTACTGGGTCTTCGAGGGCGACTGGCAGTCCGCCCAGCGCCCCTCCTGGAACTACCGCGCGGAGGACGGCGGCGGCATCGTCGTCGACATGTTCCCGCACTGGGAGTACGTGCTCCACGAGCTGTTCGGCCGGGTGATCTCCGTCCAGGCCCTGGCCACCACCCACATCCCGCACCGCTGGGACGAGCACGGCAGGCCCTACGACGCCACCGCCGACGACGCCGCCTACGGCATCTTCGAACTCGACGGCGGCGCCGTCGCCCAGATCAACTCCTCCTGGACGGTCCGCGTCCACCGCGACGAACTCGTCGAGTTCCAGGTCGACGGCACCGAGGGCTCGGCGGTGGCGGGCCTGCGCAACTGCCGCGCGCAGCACCGCAGCGCCACCCCCAGACCCGTCTGGAACCCGGACGTGCCCGCCACCGAGGTCTTCCGCGACCAGTGGCAGGAGGTGCCCGGCAACGCCGGGTTCGACAACGGCTTCAAGGCCCAGTGGGAGCTGTTCCTCCGGCACGTCCACGCCGGCACCCCCTACCACTGGGACCTGCTCGCCGGCGCCCGCGGCGTGCAGCTCGCCGAGCTGGGCCTGAGGTCCTCCGCCGAGGGCCGCCGCGTCGACGTGCCGGAGATCGTGCTGTGA
- a CDS encoding sugar phosphate isomerase/epimerase, whose amino-acid sequence MTGTGLERLSVNQMTVRQLSLPELAAGCARLGIGRVGLWREPVRAYGVAETAALVRDAGLRVTTLCRGGFLTAVDPAARAAALADNRRAVDEAAVLGTDTLVLVAGGLPAGAKDLRAARERVADALTELAPYAEEHGVRLAVEPLHPMYASDRCVVSTLTQALDLAERFPAHQVGVAVDTYHVWWDDRAPAEIARAGASGRIHTFQLADWTTPLPEGVLTGRGPLGDGAIDLRAWKSHVDAAGYTGPIEVEIFNEDLWARDGHEVLTETAERFLQQVVG is encoded by the coding sequence ATGACCGGCACCGGACTGGAGCGCCTCTCCGTCAACCAGATGACGGTCAGGCAGCTGTCCCTGCCCGAACTGGCCGCCGGCTGCGCACGGCTGGGCATCGGCCGGGTGGGCCTGTGGCGGGAGCCCGTCCGGGCATACGGCGTGGCGGAGACCGCCGCGCTGGTGCGGGACGCGGGCCTGCGGGTGACGACCCTGTGCCGGGGCGGCTTCCTGACGGCCGTCGACCCGGCCGCGCGGGCCGCCGCCCTGGCCGACAACCGCCGCGCGGTCGACGAGGCGGCCGTCCTCGGCACCGACACCCTGGTCCTCGTCGCCGGCGGCCTCCCGGCCGGTGCCAAGGACCTGCGCGCCGCCCGCGAACGCGTCGCCGACGCCCTCACGGAACTCGCCCCCTACGCCGAGGAGCACGGCGTCCGCCTCGCCGTCGAACCCCTGCACCCCATGTACGCGTCCGACCGCTGCGTGGTCTCCACCCTCACCCAGGCCCTGGACCTCGCCGAACGCTTCCCCGCGCACCAGGTCGGGGTGGCCGTGGACACGTACCACGTCTGGTGGGACGACCGGGCCCCCGCCGAGATCGCCCGCGCCGGCGCGTCCGGCCGCATCCACACCTTCCAGCTCGCCGACTGGACCACCCCCCTCCCCGAGGGCGTCCTCACCGGCCGCGGCCCGCTCGGCGACGGCGCGATCGACCTGCGCGCCTGGAAGTCCCACGTGGACGCGGCCGGCTACACGGGCCCGATCGAGGTCGAAATCTTCAACGAGGACCTGTGGGCCAGGGACGGCCACGAGGTGCTCACGGAGACGGCGGAACGGTTCCTTCAGCAGGTCGTCGGCTGA
- the rbsD gene encoding D-ribose pyranase has translation MKRAGILNRRLSGALAELGHGHGVLVCDAGMPIPDGPRVVDLAFIAGVPSFAEVLDGLLAELVVEGATAAEEVRAANPAAAALLEDRFPDLALVPHERLKELSVGARLIVRTGEARPYANVLLRCGVFF, from the coding sequence GTGAAGAGGGCGGGCATCCTCAACCGGCGGCTGTCCGGTGCCCTCGCCGAACTGGGGCACGGGCACGGTGTGCTGGTGTGCGACGCGGGCATGCCGATACCCGACGGCCCGCGGGTGGTGGACCTCGCCTTCATCGCCGGTGTGCCGTCCTTCGCCGAGGTCCTGGACGGTCTGCTGGCCGAGCTGGTGGTGGAGGGCGCCACGGCCGCGGAGGAGGTGCGGGCGGCCAATCCGGCGGCGGCCGCGCTGCTGGAGGACCGTTTCCCGGACCTGGCGCTGGTGCCGCACGAGCGCCTGAAGGAGCTGTCGGTGGGGGCCCGCCTGATCGTCCGCACCGGCGAGGCCCGGCCGTACGCGAACGTCCTGCTGCGCTGCGGGGTGTTCTTCTAG
- a CDS encoding ribokinase, with the protein MYDYDLLVVGSANADLVIGVERRPAAGETVLGGDLAVHPGGKGANQAVAAGRLGARTALLARVGDDGHGRLLLDSLRAAGVDTAGVLVGGAPTGVALITVDPSGDNSIVVSPGANSRLVPADARAAVPLLHASRVVSAQLEIPLETVVEVVRNLAPGSRFVLNPSPPRPLPAEVLAACDPLIVNEHEARVILGDACVSEDPEDWARLLLAEGPRSVVVTLGADGALVCDGSGVRRVPSVKVDAVDTTGAGDAFTAALAWRLGAGAPPAEAAAYAARVGAAAVTRRGAQESYPTAAEVEL; encoded by the coding sequence ATGTACGACTACGACCTCCTGGTCGTGGGTTCGGCCAACGCCGACCTGGTGATCGGCGTCGAGCGGCGGCCGGCCGCCGGGGAGACGGTGCTCGGCGGCGACCTCGCCGTGCACCCGGGGGGCAAGGGGGCCAACCAGGCGGTCGCCGCCGGCCGGCTGGGGGCGCGCACGGCGCTGCTCGCGCGGGTCGGTGACGACGGTCACGGGCGGCTGCTGCTCGACTCCCTGCGCGCGGCCGGGGTCGACACGGCGGGCGTGCTGGTGGGCGGGGCGCCGACGGGCGTCGCGCTGATCACGGTCGACCCCTCCGGGGACAACAGCATCGTGGTGTCGCCGGGTGCCAACTCCCGTCTCGTGCCCGCGGACGCCCGGGCGGCCGTGCCGCTGCTGCACGCCTCGCGGGTGGTGTCGGCGCAGCTGGAGATCCCGCTGGAGACGGTCGTGGAGGTCGTACGGAATCTGGCTCCCGGCAGCCGTTTCGTGCTGAACCCGTCCCCGCCGCGCCCGTTGCCGGCCGAGGTGCTGGCGGCGTGCGACCCGCTGATCGTCAACGAGCACGAGGCGCGGGTGATCCTGGGCGACGCCTGTGTGAGCGAGGACCCCGAGGACTGGGCGCGGCTGCTGCTGGCCGAGGGCCCGCGCTCGGTGGTGGTCACGCTGGGCGCGGACGGTGCGCTGGTGTGCGACGGCTCGGGGGTGCGGCGGGTGCCGTCGGTGAAGGTGGACGCGGTGGACACGACGGGGGCGGGCGACGCGTTCACGGCCGCGCTCGCCTGGCGGCTCGGGGCGGGTGCCCCGCCGGCCGAGGCGGCGGCCTACGCGGCGCGCGTGGGCGCGGCCGCGGTGACGAGGCGGGGCGCGCAGGAGTCGTACCCGACGGCGGCGGAGGTCGAGCTGTGA